One window from the genome of Garra rufa chromosome 1, GarRuf1.0, whole genome shotgun sequence encodes:
- the csdc2b gene encoding cold shock domain-containing protein C2 yields MAEPELPSEVDPSLRSPRSGPLSLSFPFLREGSRVWERAALQPGELPSPLPTKRTRTYSATVRANAGPVFKGVCKNFSRSQGHGFIRPAHGGEDIFVHISDIEGEYVPVEGDEVTYKVCLVPPKNVKVQAVEVIITHLKPGTKHETWSGQIISS; encoded by the exons ATGGCGGAACCGGAGCTGCCTTCTGAGGTGGACCCGTCTCTGCGGTCTCCGCGTTCGGGGCCGCTGTCGCTGTCATTCCCGTTCCTGCGAGAAGGCAGCCGCGTTTGGGAACGCGCCGCGCTGCAGCCTGGGGAGTTACCGAGCCCTCTGCCCACCAAACGCACGCGCACGTACTCAGC GACTGTTCGCGCAAACGCAGGTCCCGTCTTCAAGGGCGTGTGTAAAAACTTCTCACGGTCACAGGGTCACGGCTTCATCAGACCGGCTCACGGTGGAGAGGACATCTTCGTACACATCTCAGA TATTGAAGGAGAGTATGTTCCTGTGGAGGGAGATGAGGTCACTTACAAGGTCTGTCTGGTCCCACCCAAGAACGTGAAGGTCCAGGCCGTGGAGGTGATCATCACTCACCTCAAACCTGGAACCAAACATGAGACCTGGTCAGGCCAGATCATCAGCTCCTAG